A region from the Planktothrix sp. FACHB-1365 genome encodes:
- the atpH gene encoding ATP synthase F1 subunit delta — translation MSAIAGEIVEPYASALMSLAQSRNLTEEFGNEIRSLLELLENSAELKNFLDNPVIKPQDKKAVLQRITGDQVNPLLRNFLMLLVDRGRILFLQGIGQQYLVLLRKLNQTVLAEITSAHPLTEAQQNTLTEKVKAMTNARSVEISTTLDPDLLGGVIIKVGSRVVDASLRGQLRRIGMKLAQ, via the coding sequence ATGAGTGCGATCGCAGGAGAAATTGTTGAGCCTTACGCCTCGGCGTTAATGTCCTTGGCTCAATCGAGAAATTTAACCGAAGAATTCGGCAATGAGATCCGCTCATTACTCGAATTACTGGAAAATTCCGCAGAATTAAAAAACTTTTTAGACAATCCTGTGATTAAACCCCAGGATAAAAAAGCCGTTCTGCAACGCATTACAGGAGATCAAGTTAATCCCTTATTACGGAATTTCTTGATGCTGTTAGTGGATCGGGGACGGATTTTATTCTTACAGGGAATTGGTCAACAGTATTTAGTATTACTGCGGAAACTCAATCAAACGGTATTGGCAGAAATCACCTCCGCCCATCCGTTAACCGAAGCTCAACAAAATACCTTGACTGAAAAAGTCAAAGCCATGACCAATGCCCGCTCGGTGGAAATTTCCACCACCCTTGACCCGGATTTATTGGGCGGTGTGATTATCAAAGTTGGATCTCGCGTGGTGGATGCCAGTTTGCGCGGACAACTGCGTCGCATTGGCATGAAATTGGCCCAATAA
- a CDS encoding F0F1 ATP synthase subunit B, which produces METVLLLATEASSEAGFGLNTNIFETNLINLAILIGVLVYFGRGFLGKILNERRSTIEEAIQEAEQRQKQAEASLAEQQQKLTAAQTDAQRILAEAEERAKTVRESILAKAAEEVERMKANASAELDSDRERVISQLRSLIATQAIERAEAQLKQQLDDTVQERLIDRSLTLLGG; this is translated from the coding sequence ATGGAGACTGTTTTATTACTAGCCACAGAAGCTAGCTCTGAAGCTGGATTCGGTCTCAATACCAATATTTTTGAGACGAACCTAATTAACCTAGCCATTCTGATTGGTGTGCTGGTTTACTTTGGGCGAGGCTTTTTAGGAAAAATCCTAAATGAAAGACGCTCCACCATTGAAGAAGCGATTCAAGAAGCTGAACAGCGTCAAAAACAAGCAGAAGCATCTCTAGCAGAACAACAGCAAAAATTAACCGCCGCCCAAACGGACGCGCAACGAATTTTAGCTGAAGCCGAAGAACGGGCAAAAACCGTTAGAGAATCAATTCTAGCTAAAGCTGCCGAAGAGGTAGAACGCATGAAAGCAAACGCAAGCGCTGAGTTAGATTCAGATCGCGAACGAGTGATTTCTCAACTGCGTTCTCTGATTGCCACTCAAGCCATTGAACGGGCAGAAGCTCAACTCAAACAACAGCTTGACGACACTGTTCAGGAACGGTTAATTGATCGGAGTCTAACGCTGCTGGGAGGTTGA
- a CDS encoding F0F1 ATP synthase subunit B', producing MMHWTILFAVEEAAKEGGLFDLDATLPLMAVQFVILAVILNQVFYKPLGKAIDERADYIRDREVNAKERLAKAEKLAKQYELELAETRKKAQATIVNAQAEAQKIATGKVAEALQEAQKLRDKAAQEIEQEKQQALQALEQQVEPLSRQILEKLLGAEFVR from the coding sequence ATAATGCACTGGACAATTTTATTTGCGGTTGAAGAGGCTGCTAAAGAAGGAGGACTGTTTGATCTTGATGCCACCTTGCCCTTAATGGCAGTGCAGTTCGTAATTCTGGCAGTAATTTTAAACCAGGTTTTCTACAAACCATTAGGAAAGGCAATTGATGAACGGGCGGATTATATCCGCGATCGCGAAGTCAACGCCAAAGAACGTCTGGCTAAAGCTGAAAAATTAGCCAAACAATACGAATTAGAGTTAGCAGAAACTCGCAAAAAAGCTCAAGCGACGATTGTAAATGCTCAAGCGGAAGCCCAGAAAATTGCTACGGGAAAAGTCGCAGAAGCATTACAAGAAGCGCAAAAATTGAGAGACAAAGCGGCTCAAGAAATTGAGCAGGAAAAACAACAAGCCCTGCAAGCTTTAGAGCAACAAGTTGAACCTCTCAGTCGCCAAATTTTAGAAAAATTATTAGGGGCTGAGTTCGTTAGATAA
- the atpE gene encoding ATP synthase F0 subunit C, protein MNPLIAAASVVAAALAIGLGAIGPGIGQGIAAGQAVEGIARQPEAEGKIRGTLLLSLAFMEALTIYGLVVSLVLLFANPFA, encoded by the coding sequence ATGAATCCACTGATTGCTGCTGCTTCCGTTGTTGCTGCTGCTTTAGCTATTGGTTTAGGCGCGATCGGCCCTGGAATTGGTCAAGGGATTGCTGCTGGTCAAGCAGTGGAAGGGATTGCCCGTCAACCCGAAGCAGAAGGTAAAATTCGTGGGACTTTACTGTTAAGTTTGGCCTTCATGGAAGCACTGACGATTTACGGTCTGGTCGTTTCTCTGGTACTGCTGTTTGCTAACCCCTTCGCCTAA
- the atpB gene encoding F0F1 ATP synthase subunit A, which translates to MEMLTVLNIFNPLPLASLEVGQHLYWEVGGLKLHGQIFLTSWFVIGLLILVSVLASSNVQRIPSGMQNFMEYALEFIRNLAKDQIGEKEYRPWVPFIGTLFLFIFASNWSGALIPWKLIELPSGELAAPTSDINTTVALALLTSLAYFYAGISKKGFVGYFADYAQPLAFLAIFRVIEDFTKPLSLSFRLFGNILADELVVAVLVFLVPLFIPLPLMVLGLFLSAIQALIFATLAANYIGEALEGHGAEHHD; encoded by the coding sequence ATGGAAATGCTGACTGTTTTAAACATCTTCAATCCTCTTCCCCTTGCTAGTTTGGAAGTTGGCCAGCACCTCTATTGGGAAGTCGGCGGTTTAAAACTGCATGGTCAGATTTTTCTGACTTCGTGGTTTGTAATCGGTTTGCTGATTCTTGTCTCAGTGTTGGCCAGCAGCAACGTGCAGCGAATTCCCAGTGGGATGCAGAATTTTATGGAGTACGCCCTAGAATTCATTCGCAACCTTGCTAAAGACCAAATCGGGGAAAAAGAATATCGTCCTTGGGTTCCCTTCATTGGAACACTGTTCTTATTCATCTTTGCCTCTAACTGGTCAGGTGCCTTAATTCCTTGGAAGCTGATCGAACTGCCTTCAGGAGAATTAGCAGCGCCCACCAGCGATATCAATACGACAGTGGCCTTAGCCCTGTTAACGTCCTTAGCATATTTCTACGCCGGAATCAGTAAAAAAGGCTTTGTCGGTTATTTTGCTGATTACGCTCAACCCCTTGCGTTTCTCGCGATCTTCCGGGTGATTGAAGATTTTACCAAACCCCTCTCACTGAGTTTCCGTTTGTTTGGTAACATTTTGGCGGATGAACTGGTGGTGGCCGTGTTGGTATTCCTGGTGCCTCTGTTTATTCCTCTGCCCCTGATGGTTTTAGGTTTATTCTTGAGTGCCATTCAAGCGCTAATTTTTGCGACGCTGGCAGCGAACTATATTGGTGAAGCCTTAGAAGGACATGGTGCGGAACATCACGACTAA
- a CDS encoding ATP synthase subunit I, with product MTNAEETVESGSKLAVEPDPSMLEYYQLQRQLLLMTLVATGVIFVTVCCFYSLEVACNYLIGASVGIVYLRMLGQDVEKLGREKKKLGSNRILILAGFMILATRWHQLQILPIFLGFLTYKVALLSYVLMTTFTLKPK from the coding sequence ATGACAAACGCAGAGGAAACAGTCGAATCCGGGTCTAAGCTTGCTGTAGAACCCGACCCTTCCATGCTGGAGTATTATCAGTTGCAACGTCAGTTACTACTGATGACACTCGTGGCGACGGGGGTAATTTTTGTTACGGTTTGCTGTTTTTATTCCCTGGAAGTTGCTTGCAACTATTTAATCGGGGCGAGCGTGGGCATAGTCTACTTGCGAATGCTCGGCCAGGATGTCGAAAAACTGGGTAGAGAGAAGAAAAAACTAGGCTCAAATCGGATTTTAATCCTAGCGGGTTTTATGATTTTAGCCACTCGTTGGCATCAACTCCAGATTTTACCGATTTTCTTAGGATTTCTCACCTACAAAGTCGCCCTCCTGTCCTATGTTCTGATGACAACGTTCACCTTGAAGCCAAAGTAG
- the proS gene encoding proline--tRNA ligase, with translation MRLSQMLFVTLREDPKEAEIPSHKLLVRAGYIRRIGSGIYAYLPLMWRVLQKVSQIVREEMNATGAQECLLPQVQPAELWRESGRWDTYTKAEGIMFSLTDRRKRELALGPTHEEVITTIAKEMIRSHQQLPLHLYQIQTKFRDEIRPRFGLMRGREFIMKDGYSFHSDEESLKKTYRDMDQAYRNMLRRCGLQYRAVEADSGAIGGSGSQEFMVLAEAGEDEVLYTEDGKYAANTEKAVSLPVDAETSSFTEYQKLETPNTNTIETLANFLKCSPTQIVKNVLYQVVYDNGTTVLILVSIRGDQEVNDVKLQNELTKLASEFGAKTILSLTVPDEEAQQKWTAKPLPLGYMSPSLEDSYISSQTKEGVYSKFVRLVDQTAVELKNFVTGADELGYHVVGANWGQEFTLPQRIVDIRKAQKGDRAVHDPNQILDSARGIEVGHIFQLGIKYSQAMGATFTNEQGEELPLVMGCYGVGVSRLAQSAVEQSYDKDGIIWPVAIAPYQAIIVIPNITDGQQVEIAEKLYTELKQAGIETLLDDRDERAGVKFKDADLIGIPYRIVTGRSIKSGKVEWVERATHNSQEIAIEDVVTTLKQKIQVALGD, from the coding sequence ATGCGACTGTCTCAAATGCTATTTGTCACCCTGCGGGAAGATCCCAAAGAAGCAGAAATTCCCAGTCATAAACTATTAGTCCGGGCGGGATATATCCGACGCATCGGAAGTGGAATTTATGCTTATCTTCCTTTGATGTGGCGGGTTTTGCAAAAAGTCTCTCAAATTGTTCGAGAAGAAATGAACGCCACCGGAGCCCAAGAATGTCTGCTTCCTCAAGTCCAACCTGCGGAACTGTGGCGGGAGTCGGGACGCTGGGATACCTATACTAAAGCGGAGGGAATTATGTTTTCCCTCACTGACCGTCGTAAACGGGAATTAGCATTAGGGCCAACCCATGAGGAAGTGATCACAACCATTGCTAAAGAAATGATCCGTTCCCATCAACAATTACCCTTACATTTATATCAAATTCAAACGAAATTTAGAGATGAAATTCGCCCTCGGTTTGGGTTAATGCGGGGACGAGAATTTATTATGAAAGATGGCTATTCTTTCCATAGCGATGAGGAAAGTTTAAAGAAAACCTATCGAGATATGGATCAAGCTTATCGCAATATGTTGCGTCGTTGTGGGTTACAATATCGGGCGGTAGAAGCTGATTCTGGAGCCATTGGCGGAAGTGGTTCTCAAGAATTTATGGTCTTAGCAGAAGCGGGAGAAGATGAAGTTCTCTACACTGAAGATGGCAAATATGCGGCTAATACTGAAAAAGCGGTATCCCTTCCGGTTGATGCTGAAACGTCTAGTTTTACTGAATATCAAAAGTTAGAAACTCCAAATACAAATACCATTGAAACCTTAGCCAATTTCTTGAAATGTTCCCCGACCCAAATTGTTAAAAATGTTCTCTATCAAGTCGTTTATGATAATGGCACAACGGTTTTAATTTTAGTTAGTATTCGGGGAGATCAGGAGGTTAATGATGTTAAATTGCAAAATGAATTAACAAAATTAGCGTCTGAATTTGGCGCAAAAACCATATTATCGTTAACAGTTCCTGATGAAGAAGCGCAACAAAAATGGACGGCAAAACCGTTACCATTAGGCTATATGTCTCCAAGTTTAGAAGATAGTTATATTAGCTCTCAAACGAAGGAAGGGGTTTACTCTAAATTTGTGCGACTGGTGGATCAAACTGCCGTTGAATTAAAGAATTTTGTGACTGGCGCGGATGAATTAGGATATCATGTTGTTGGGGCAAATTGGGGTCAAGAATTTACCTTACCTCAACGTATTGTTGATATTAGAAAAGCCCAAAAAGGCGATCGCGCGGTTCATGACCCTAACCAAATTTTAGACAGTGCGAGAGGAATTGAAGTCGGTCATATTTTCCAACTGGGAATTAAATATTCTCAAGCAATGGGGGCAACTTTCACCAATGAACAGGGGGAAGAATTACCGTTAGTCATGGGATGTTATGGGGTGGGGGTATCTCGGTTAGCGCAATCGGCCGTTGAACAATCCTATGATAAAGATGGGATAATTTGGCCTGTGGCGATCGCACCTTATCAAGCCATTATTGTGATTCCTAATATTACTGATGGTCAACAGGTGGAAATAGCCGAAAAACTCTATACAGAATTGAAGCAAGCGGGAATTGAAACGTTATTAGATGATCGAGATGAACGAGCCGGGGTAAAATTCAAAGATGCAGATCTGATTGGCATCCCCTATCGCATTGTAACGGGACGTTCGATTAAATCGGGTAAGGTGGAATGGGTAGAACGAGCTACTCACAACTCCCAAGAAATTGCCATTGAGGACGTTGTTACTACCCTTAAACAGAAGATTCAAGTTGCATTGGGGGATTAA
- a CDS encoding Uma2 family endonuclease, translating into MAIATVKKFTIQDYHRLTQLGFFQENDKVELICGELIYMAAKGTPHSVCETRLERELYKLIGERATLRGQQPIILSSDSEPEPDRVIVKNRADDYLSAHPHPEDILLLIEIADSSLDYDQTTKLSVYAENNISDYWIFNLVDLCLECYREPYQNLQGEFGYRNKSIYLPNESITLPCFPDLTLDLTQVFPPKIN; encoded by the coding sequence ATGGCGATCGCAACCGTTAAAAAATTCACCATCCAAGACTATCACCGCCTAACTCAATTAGGTTTTTTCCAAGAAAATGATAAAGTTGAATTGATTTGTGGAGAACTGATTTATATGGCAGCAAAAGGAACTCCCCACTCGGTTTGCGAGACTCGCTTAGAACGAGAACTTTATAAACTTATTGGAGAACGGGCAACCTTAAGAGGACAACAACCGATTATTTTATCATCTGATAGTGAACCTGAACCGGATCGAGTGATTGTTAAAAATCGAGCAGATGACTATTTAAGCGCTCATCCTCACCCGGAAGATATTTTACTATTAATTGAAATTGCTGATTCCTCTTTAGACTATGATCAAACAACGAAGTTATCCGTTTATGCTGAAAATAATATTAGCGATTATTGGATTTTTAATTTAGTCGATTTGTGTTTAGAATGTTATCGGGAACCCTATCAAAACTTACAAGGGGAGTTTGGCTATCGGAATAAATCAATTTATTTACCTAACGAGTCTATAACTTTACCTTGTTTTCCCGATTTAACCTTAGATTTAACTCAAGTATTTCCTCCTAAAATTAATTAA
- the glcD gene encoding glycolate oxidase subunit GlcD has translation MLAQKSQQTRNWKPLIQQFITIVGQKGVIQRREELLVYECDGLTSYRQRPALVILPKTTEEIAEVIKICDKNLIPWVARGAGTGLSGGALPVEDCVLIVTALMRKILKIDLENQQVVVQPGVINNWVTQAVSGAGFYYAPDPSSQIICSIGGNVAENSGGVHCLKYGVTTNHILSLKIVTPDGTIVDIGGDIPEMPGYDLTGLFVGSEGTLGIATEITLRILKAPESICVLLADFTNLEAAGSAVSDIISSGIIPGGMEIMDNLSINAVEDVVKIGLYPRDAGSILLVELDGLQVEVDTNKKRVAEICKNNGARNITTASNPEDRLKIWKGRKAAFAAAGHVSPDYYVQDGVIPRTKMAYVLKEIEALSEKYGYPIANVFHAGDGNLHPLILYDNSVPGALEIVEEIGGEILKICVEVGGSLSGEHGIGADKKCYMPQMFNDIDLETMQWVRAVFNPKGLANPGKMLPTPRTCGESAKLQNIKQFEGAEVF, from the coding sequence ATGCTGGCTCAAAAATCACAACAAACCCGAAACTGGAAACCCCTAATTCAACAATTTATAACAATTGTTGGTCAAAAAGGGGTGATTCAACGCCGCGAAGAATTACTGGTTTATGAATGTGATGGACTGACCAGCTATCGTCAACGTCCCGCTTTAGTAATACTTCCTAAAACCACAGAAGAAATAGCAGAAGTTATTAAAATTTGCGATAAAAATTTAATTCCTTGGGTTGCTAGAGGTGCAGGAACCGGACTTTCTGGCGGTGCTTTACCTGTAGAAGATTGTGTGTTAATTGTCACTGCTTTAATGCGAAAAATCCTGAAGATTGACTTAGAAAATCAACAAGTTGTGGTACAACCCGGCGTTATTAATAATTGGGTGACACAAGCGGTTAGTGGGGCTGGATTTTATTATGCGCCAGACCCTTCTAGTCAAATTATTTGTTCTATTGGGGGAAATGTTGCGGAAAATTCTGGGGGGGTTCATTGTTTAAAATATGGAGTCACAACCAATCATATTTTGAGTTTAAAAATTGTCACTCCTGATGGTACTATTGTTGATATTGGGGGCGATATTCCTGAAATGCCGGGATATGATTTAACGGGATTATTTGTTGGTTCAGAAGGAACATTAGGAATTGCTACGGAAATCACTTTAAGAATTCTCAAAGCACCGGAATCAATTTGTGTTTTATTAGCGGATTTTACGAATTTAGAAGCGGCTGGCTCTGCGGTTTCTGATATTATTAGTTCGGGGATTATTCCAGGGGGAATGGAAATCATGGATAATCTCAGTATTAATGCCGTTGAAGATGTGGTAAAAATTGGTTTATATCCCCGTGATGCCGGATCAATTTTACTGGTTGAATTAGACGGCTTACAAGTGGAAGTGGATACCAATAAAAAACGAGTTGCTGAAATTTGTAAAAACAATGGCGCGAGAAATATTACTACAGCTAGTAACCCCGAAGATCGATTAAAAATTTGGAAAGGACGCAAAGCCGCATTCGCAGCAGCAGGTCATGTCAGCCCTGATTATTATGTCCAAGATGGCGTTATCCCTCGAACAAAAATGGCTTATGTTTTAAAAGAAATTGAAGCATTAAGTGAAAAATATGGTTATCCCATTGCTAACGTGTTTCATGCGGGAGATGGCAACTTACATCCTTTAATTTTATATGATAACTCCGTTCCAGGAGCATTAGAAATTGTTGAAGAAATTGGTGGTGAAATTCTAAAAATCTGCGTTGAAGTAGGCGGAAGCTTATCCGGTGAACATGGTATTGGCGCGGACAAAAAATGTTATATGCCCCAAATGTTTAACGATATTGATTTAGAAACCATGCAATGGGTGAGGGCGGTTTTTAACCCCAAAGGTTTAGCGAACCCAGGTAAAATGTTACCCACCCCTCGCACCTGCGGAGAATCTGCTAAACTGCAAAATATTAAACAGTTTGAAGGGGCAGAAGTCTTTTAA
- a CDS encoding sensor histidine kinase: MNHTLNNQPKADILVVDDTPANLRFLSQMLVDQGYNVRKAINGQMALTAVKTIIPDLILLDINLPEMNGYQVCEQLKKDERTQNIPIIFLSALDDILDKVKAFQVGGVDYITKPFQFEEVLIRIQNQLTIQQLQSQLKQQNSQLQLTVQELKSTQAQLIQKEKMVSLGQLVAGIAHEINNPISFISGNLVPTQEYIQDLLKLIYLYQNEYPQPSIAIQSFLQECDLEFMINDLQNILGSMQRGTERIRRIILALRIFSRLGESDIKPVDLHQGLDSTLLLLQYRLRAEGQRAEIEIIKSYDNLPHVTCYASQINQVFLNLLTNSIDALELGVGAKTPPNLSPTIWIITESINPNEVRIRIKDNGVGMSEEVKSQLFNPFFTTKPVGQGIGLGLTTCYEIIVQKHQGKLSFNSSQEEGCEFIIDLPTQMKDIVVNN; the protein is encoded by the coding sequence ATGAACCATACTTTAAACAATCAACCCAAAGCCGATATTCTTGTTGTTGATGATACTCCTGCTAATTTGCGGTTTTTATCCCAAATGTTGGTAGACCAAGGATATAATGTTCGTAAAGCGATTAACGGTCAAATGGCTTTAACCGCCGTCAAAACCATCATCCCCGATTTGATTTTATTAGATATTAATTTACCGGAAATGAATGGTTATCAAGTCTGTGAACAACTCAAAAAAGATGAACGTACCCAAAATATTCCGATCATTTTCCTCAGTGCTTTAGATGATATTTTAGATAAAGTCAAAGCGTTTCAAGTTGGAGGTGTAGACTACATTACTAAACCCTTCCAATTTGAAGAAGTTTTAATTCGGATTCAAAATCAACTTACAATTCAACAGTTACAAAGTCAACTGAAACAACAAAATTCTCAACTTCAATTAACCGTCCAAGAATTAAAATCTACTCAAGCTCAACTGATTCAAAAGGAAAAAATGGTGAGTTTAGGACAGCTTGTGGCTGGAATTGCTCATGAAATTAATAATCCCATTAGTTTTATTTCAGGAAATTTAGTTCCGACTCAAGAATATATTCAAGATTTATTAAAATTAATTTATTTATATCAAAACGAATATCCTCAACCGAGTATAGCCATTCAATCTTTTTTACAAGAATGTGATTTAGAGTTTATGATTAATGATCTCCAAAATATTTTGGGATCGATGCAAAGAGGAACAGAACGAATTAGAAGAATTATCCTCGCCTTAAGAATTTTTTCTCGGTTGGGAGAATCAGATATTAAACCCGTAGATTTACATCAAGGACTAGATAGTACATTATTACTTCTCCAATATCGGCTGCGTGCTGAGGGACAACGGGCTGAAATTGAAATTATTAAATCCTATGATAATTTACCCCATGTTACCTGTTACGCCAGCCAAATTAATCAAGTTTTTTTGAATTTATTAACAAATTCTATTGATGCTTTGGAATTAGGAGTAGGAGCAAAAACGCCACCCAATCTGTCCCCTACAATTTGGATTATCACAGAATCTATTAATCCTAATGAAGTCAGAATTCGGATTAAAGATAACGGTGTAGGAATGTCAGAGGAAGTCAAATCTCAATTATTTAATCCCTTTTTTACAACAAAACCTGTAGGTCAAGGAATTGGCCTAGGCTTAACGACCTGCTATGAAATTATTGTCCAAAAACATCAAGGAAAACTCAGTTTTAACTCTAGCCAAGAAGAAGGATGTGAATTCATCATTGATCTACCCACTCAAATGAAAGATATTGTGGTTAATAATTAG